A single window of Salvia splendens isolate huo1 chromosome 6, SspV2, whole genome shotgun sequence DNA harbors:
- the LOC121808692 gene encoding protein FAR1-RELATED SEQUENCE 5-like, whose product MTLVVVPDCSPELKPVVGQKFQSLEFAFAFYDVYARAVGFDTRKQGMRKVDDVTTWYYVVCNMEWKKKSNDDDQLNARSGFSMKRMRLSKRCGCKASVSFKFFSEGGLPGYIIQEFSEAHNHHMVESKHQQFMSINRKLDDVHQKFILDRSKANIGPTLTFKVLKEILGGFDLVGCTVGDISNASRDIKAYAHGFDVQMVLDDMAKKKEMSEAFTYHYEVNASNQLVALFWCDGLMKRNYHMFGDIVAFDSTYNTNRYCMIFTPFTGKDNHGRPVTFAAGLVCNEKTGAFAWLFRHFVECMGVAPKMIVTDQDLGMRSAIEEVLVGTRHRWCMWHIMHKWATKVPNRLLRDDDFKKKFNA is encoded by the exons TGGTGGTTGTACCAGATTGTTCTCCTGAGTTGAAGCCTGTCGTCGGACAGAAATTCCAATCCCTAGAATTCGCTTTCGCTTTTTACGATGTATATGCCCGcgctgttggttttgatacgcGCAAACAAGGGATGAGGAAGGTGGACGATGTTACAACCTGGTATTATGTTGTATGcaatatggaatggaagaagaaGTCGAACGACGATGACCAATTGAATGCACGGTCTGGTTTCTCTATGAAGCGCATGCGGTTATCCAAGCGTTGTGGTTGTAAAGCAAGTGTATCGTTCAAGTTTTTCTCCGAAGGGGGATTACCAGGTTATATCATCCAGGAGTTCAGCGAGGCTCATAACCACCATATGGTTGAGTCAAAGCATCAGCAATTTATGTCAATTAATCGAAAGTTGGATGATGTACATCAGAAATTCATTCTTGACCGTTCCAAGGCTAATATAGGGCCCACACTTACATTTAAGGTGTTGAAGGAAATTCTCGGTGGGTTTGACCTTGTCGGTTGCACTGTCGGGGATATCAGTAATGCTTCTCGAGACATCAAAGCATACGCACATGGATTTGATGTGCAAATGGTGTTGGATGATATGGCTAAGAAGAAGGAAATGTCCGAGGCATTCACATATCACTACGAAGTTAATGCTTCTAACCAGTTGGTTGCTCTATTTTGGTGTGACGGTTTGATGAAGAGAAATTACCACATGTTTGGTGATATTGTGGCCTTTGACTCCACGTACAACACAAACAG GTACTGTATGATCTTCACTCCTTTCACTGGAAAAGATAATCACGGAAGACCTGTAACCTTCGCTGCCGGATTGGTGTGCAACGAGAAAACAGGGGCATTTGCTTGGTTGTTCAGACATTTCGTCGAATGCATGGGTGTAGCACCCAAGATGATCGTGACAGATCAAGATTTGGGCATGAGATCAGCTATTGAAGAGGTTCTAGTTGGTACTCGACACCGATGGTGTATGTGGCATATAATGCATAAGTGGGCCACCAAGGTACCGAACAGGTTGCTGAGGGATGACGATTTCAAGAAGAAATTCAATGCTTGA
- the LOC121808693 gene encoding protein FAR-RED IMPAIRED RESPONSE 1-like: protein MIRTTSISESENSFYKNFLKSRDNIAEFYLTFNHAVEFQQNSRTTLDYHDATALPILATTLPTLYTDSMFKKIQEEIIEGNDKCRVLGFSSTEMVDTYKLGDSNRNSYVVRHDKNDDSYSCECKLFGRQGYLCSHIFFLFRNNEVKKIPEKYCESRWMKTPLAKAVHGEFHDALPTRSIVADRQTVSKQAILMFYGFLRRFETDIEVLRAFVGGVEELGNSLQAGTPSTSAPEKRPMIEEFYGMVRPEVVEVHPPDVVKTKGHASSSASHLISKREKATKDATRPLRRCKVCDEMGHHDSRNCPMLKEMAMEKETRKGKRPA from the coding sequence ATGATTAGGACCACGTCCATATCCGAATCGGAGAACAGCTTCTACAAAAATTTTCTGAAGTCCCGAGATAACATTGCCGAATTCTACTTGACTTTCAACCATGCCGTTGAATTTCAGCAGAATAGTAGAACAACGTTGGACTACCACGATGCCACTGCCCTGCCCATACTGGCCACTACCCTGCCCACGCTGTACACCGACAGTATGTTCAAGAAAATACAAGAAGAAATTATAGAGGGTAATGACAAATGCCGCGTGCTTGGATTTTCATCTACAGAAATGGTTGACACCTACAAGCTTGGAGATAGCAATCGCAATTCATATGTTGTCCGTCATGATAAGAATGATGACTCATACTCGTGCGAATGCAAACTATTCGGTAGGCAGGGTTATTTGTGCAGTCAtatcttttttttgttccggaacaatgaagtgaaaaaaatcCCAGAGAAATACTGCGAAAGCAGATGGATGAAGACTCCCTTAGCCAAGGCTGTACATGGGGAGTTTCATGATGCCCTGCCTACCAGGTCCATCGTTGCCGATAGGCAAACTGTGTCTAAGCAGGCGATTTTAATGTTCTATGGGTTTCTTAGACGATTTGAGACCGACATTGAAGTGCTTCGTGCATTCGTAGGTGGTGTGGAAGAACTTGGCAATTCTCTCCAAGCTGGTACTCCGTCAACGTCCGCCCCTGAAAAGAGGCCGATGATTGAAGAGTTTTATGGTATGGTAAGGCCTGAAGTAGTTGAGGTCCATCCTCCGGATGTCGTGAAGACCAAGGGCCACGCTAGCAGCTCAGCGAGCCATCTGATTTcgaagagagagaaggctacaaAGGATGCTACTAGGCCTCTAAGACGGTGTAAGGTGTGCGATGAGATGGGCCATCACGACTCTAGAAATTGTCCAATGCTTAAAGAGATGGCGATGGAGAAAGAGACGCGGAAGGGAAAGAGGCCAGCTTGA
- the LOC121808694 gene encoding zinc finger protein CONSTANS-LIKE 12-like, whose protein sequence is MAECELCRAVRAMVYCKSDGAALCLKCDSYVHSANAVSLRHLHSLICDRCFSEPAVVRCLDEKLSLCEACDSDGCCQSRRAKHNFYNGCPSVAELYKMWPLTLEPEHEFGGNGNDNENEILPFGTWPIPSPPPPPPPPKFLPSTYGRECDIMFFESGLEKNCGESMKDLLITQENEDMCSVDIDGMPLSFGSGYEMFQNTQARFPCDDGGLTALLLENNNSMTESNITHEASMPAQHDCIGLQPPSLMQGMSPPDISLGFGANGQGSPSLPLIKGESSVSEYQDCGLSPLFLTGDSRWDSNFEAMSSPQARDKAKMRYNAKKKTRTFGKQIRYVSRKARADTRKRVKGRFVKSGESYEYDPEGALFGLEDGVGVEATREIQRRAKIAIDVLEWQ, encoded by the exons ATGGCTGAGTGTGAGCTTTGCAGGGCGGTGAGGGCGATGGTTTACTGCAAGTCCGACGGCGCCGCCCTGTGCCTGAAGTGCGACAGCTACGTCCACTCCGCCAACGCCGTCTCGCTCCGCCACCTCCACTCTCTAATCTGCGACCGCTGTTTCTCAGAGCCCGCGGTTGTCCGCTGCCTCGACGAGAAGCTCTCCCTCTGCGAGGCATGCGACAGCGACGGGTGTTGCCAGTCCCGCCGCGCAAAGCACAACTTTTACAATGGCTGTCCTTCCGTCGCCGAGCTTTACAAAATGTGGCCTCTCACTCTCGAGCCCGAGCATGAATTTGGTGGTAACGGTAACGATAACGAGAATGAGATTCTACCGTTTGGCACATGGCCAATTCCgtctccacctccaccaccccCACCGCCTAAATTTCTGCCGTCGACATATGGCAGGGAGTGTGATATCATGTTTTTCGAATCCGGGTTAGAAAAG AATTGTGGAGAAAGTATGAAAGATTTATTGATTACTCAAGAGAATGAGGATATGTGTAGTGTTGACATTGATGGGATGCCATTAAGCTTTGGTAGTGGCTATGAAATGTTTCAAAATACTCAAGCAAGATTTCCATGCGATGATGGAGGATTAACTGCATTGTTACTAGAGAACAACAATTCTATGACAGAATCCAACATCACTCATGAG GCGTCAATGCCAGCACAGCACGACTGCATTGGGCTGCAGCCGCCGAGCTTGATGCAGGGCATGAGCCCTCCTGATATTAGCCTTGGGTTTGGTGCGAACGGGCAAGGCTCACCTAGCTTGCCCCTGATTAAGGGGGAGAGTAGCGTGTCTGAGTATCAAGATTGTGGGTTGTCACCGTTGTTTCTGACGGGAGACTCGCGGTGGGACTCAAATTTTGAAGCTATGAGCAGCCCGCAAGCGAGGGATAAGGCGAAGATGAGGTACAACGCGAAGAAGAAGACACGGAC GTTCGGGAAACAAATAAGGTACGTGTCACGGAAGGCTAGAGCAGATACAAGAAAACGCGTAAAAGGCAGGTTTGTGAAGTCAGGGGAGAGTTATGAGTATGATCCCGAAGGAGCACT TTTTGGATTGGAAGATGGAGTTGGTGTTGAGGCTACGAGAGAGATACAAAGAAGAGCAAAG ATAGCAATCGATGTTCTAGAGTGGCAGTGA
- the LOC121808695 gene encoding extensin-like, with protein MCYVGKATKIFVFIVAILGLVLGFTLLRHHGIRKRCNSDPCADTDPNLFRPSGSNRLNPPPQSQSSDSTVPDSPPPPSDNPSPSAPDWSPPPPTLSLSPSVPDLSPPDNLSPSVPELSSPPPPAVISATPPPEFSRPIPVPVAPGPLNNS; from the coding sequence ATGTGCTACGTCGGCAAAGCCACCAAGATATTCGTCTTCATCGTCGCGATTCTCGGCCTCGTTCTTGGCTTCACGCTGCTCAGGCATCACGGAATTCGTAAAAGATGCAACTCCGATCCGTGCGCGGACACCGATCCGAACCTCTTCCGCCCTTCCGGTTCCAATCGCTTGAATCCGCCACCGCAGAGTCAGAGTTCAGACTCCACTGTTCCGGATTCGCCTCCGCCGCCGAGTGATAATCCGAGTCCTAGTGCTCCAGATTGGTCCCCGCCTCCTCCAACGTTGTCTCTGAGTCCTAGTGTTCCAGATTTATCTCCGCCTGATAATCTGAGTCCTAGTGTTCCGGAGTTGTCCTCGCCTCCTCCTCCTGCAGTGATCTCGGCAACTCCGCCGCCGGAGTTCAGTCGGCCTATTCCAGTACCGGTGGCGCCAGGTCCACTGAATAATTCATGA
- the LOC121808696 gene encoding uncharacterized protein LOC121808696, with product MTYSLKSKTATYSLKSKTATYSALKLHLRFQLLLNRISIAAVIAATLLLLLSIQTPQTCFDPSDPNPKPHMRFPKSTCDFHPRAYTTVEKRNRRIWSTKAWAVAVASYASFFETLRSRNHIANHSHVLVVSAGPGHAVRALRDAGVEDVTGVESPPLVSRADPHNLPFFDGIFDLWFGAYLDLALFPARYVAQIERTVRSGGVCVVAVAEEVAEIVKLFRKSRFVDAESVVLAGERRTRIVMKVES from the coding sequence ATGACGTATAGCCTAAAATCCAAAACGGCGACGTATAGCCTAAAATCCAAAACGGCGACGTATAGCGCATTGAAGCTCCATCTCCGATTTCAGCTACTCCTCAACAGGATCTCTATCGCCGCCGTAATCGCCGCAACgctgctcctcctcctctcaaTCCAAACACCACAGACCTGCTTCGATCCGTCCGATCCGAACCCGAAGCCGCACATGCGTTTCCCCAAATCGACCTGCGATTTCCATCCCCGCGCCTACACCACCGTCGAGAAGCGCAACCGCCGCATCTGGTCCACCAAGGCCTGggccgtcgccgtcgcctccTACGCCTCCTTCTTCGAAACCCTCCGATCGCGAAACCACATCGCGAACCACTCGCATGTCCTGGTCGTCTCCGCCGGTCCGGGACACGCGGTCCGAGCACTCAGGGACGCCGGCGTGGAGGACGTGACGGGGGTGGAGTCGCCGCCGCTGGTGAGCCGCGCGGATCCGCATAATCTGCCGTTTTTCGATGGTATTTTCGATCTATGGTTTGGCGCGTATCTGGATCTGGCTCTCTTCCCGGCTAGGTACGTGGCGCAGATTGAGCGGACGGTTAGGAGCGGCGGCGTCTGCGTGGTGGCCGTGGCGGAGGAGGTGGCGGAGATTGTGAAATTGTTCCGGAAATcgcggttcgtcgacgccgagAGCGTGGTTTTGGCCGGGGAGAGGAGGACTAGAATCGTTATGAAagttgagagttag
- the LOC121807858 gene encoding formin-like protein 5, whose protein sequence is MKNFIVMASQDNANDNRMYLIGAVIASSMAGIALAVLVLFLCVNKDREDDEQKNVQRDEKPLLNLNSTDSPGSIDNNHPMGTRSSFNFKATSSAGNSVAAYSAASQVVSPGIDDNGEAYVKILLPLPPGRAAAAAAAAAATSTTGSGGGSNWIIGAPAAGTVGVVGGAKEPPAPPTPPPLAKAPPPPPPVFGGPVPPPPPKGGRPPPNAPGKPPAMGPHHRRNSTNDSMASDDSMAPKAKLKPFFWDKVMASPDHSMVWHEIKAGSFQFDEEMMEALFGYAAADQKKQKGKESTSAESSTQFIQIIDPKKAQNLAILLKALNVTSEEVCDALKEGNELPSEFIQNLLKMAPTADEELKLRLYTGDLSLIGPAERFLKALIEIPFAFKRLESLWFVSTFQEDFTSVKQSLTTLEAACDELRNSRLFLKLLEAVLKTGNRMNDGTYRGGAQAFKLDTLLKLSDVKGTDGKTTLLHFVVHEIIRGEGVKAARRMRESRSLSIVRTNDLKDDASQNAEDYHRSLGLEEVSGLCNGLLNVKKAAVIDRDIISEYVTKLGQSRLKTKEFLENEMSSLDEDSKFLEILTRIINQFETDAAWLAEERGRVMNLVKSTGDYFHGRSGKDEEGHLFLIVRDFLAMVEKACQDVKSSIKLPKTHRKDVFTPSLSPSPSQGSPPASETTHEMRSRLFPEMRDRQIDSEFSSDDET, encoded by the exons ATGAAAAATTTTATAGTGATGGCTTCTCAAGACAATGCTAATGATAATCGAATGTATCTTATAGGTGCTGTGATTGCAAGTTCAATGGCAGGAATTGCTCTTGCAGTATTAGTTTTGTTTCTGTGTGTAAATAAAGATAGGGAAGATGATGAGCAAAAAAATGTGCAGCGAGACGAAAAGCCTCTTCTCAACCTCAATAGTACTGATTCCCCAG GTTCAATAGATAACAACCACCCAATGGGTACACGAAGTAGTTTCAATTTCAAGGCGACTTCATCGGCTGGAAATTCAGTTGCTGCTTACAGTGCTGCTTCTCAAGTTGTATCTCCAGGGATTGATGATAATGGGGAGGCGTACGTGAAAATCCTGTTACCACTTCCCCCAGGAAGAGCGGCAGCAgctgccgctgctgctgctgctacaTCAACAACTGGTTCTGGTGGTGGTTCCAATTGGATAATAGGAGCACCCGCAGCAGGAACAGTAGGGGTTGTGGGAGGAGCtaaagaaccacctgcaccaccaaCACCACCTCCACTGGCAAAGgcgccaccacctcctccaccggTATTTGGAGGTCCAGTTCCTCCACCGCCACCTAAAGGCGGTCGTCCACCGCCTAATGCACCTGGAAAACCTCCCGCGATGGGACCCCATCATCGACGTAATTCAACAAATGACTCCATGGCTTCAGACGATTCCATGGCTCCCAAAGCTAAGTTAAAGCCATTCTTCTGGGACAAGGTAATGGCAAGCCCAGATCATTCGATGGTCTGGCATGAGATCAAAGCCGGCTCTTTCCA ATTTGATGAGGAGATGATGGAAGCTTTATTTGGATATGCAGCAGCTGATCAGAAGaaacaaaaaggaaaagaatCAACTTCGGCTGAATCTTCTACTCAATTTATTCAGATTATTGATCCTAAAAAGGCCCAGAACTTGGCAATTCTTTTGAAAGCATTGAATGTGACATCAGAAGAAGTTTGTGATGCACTCAAAGAAG GTAATGAGCTTCCATCAGAATTTATCCAAAATCTGTTGAAAATGGCACCAACAGCCGATGAAGAACTCAAGCTTAGGTTATATACCGGAGATCTATCTCTAATTGGCCCGGCTGAGAGATTCCTCAAGGCCTTGATTGAAATCCCATTTGCCTTTAAACGTTTGGAATCATTGTGGTTCGTAAGCACGTTTCAGGAGGATTTCACTTCAGTCAAACAATCTTTAACAACTTTAGAG GCAGCATGTGACGAGCTCAGAAACAGCAGACTCTTTCTGAAACTCTTGGAAGCTGTTCTAAAAACTGGCAACCGAATGAATGATGGAACCTACCGTGGTGGTGCTCAGGCATTCAAGCTTGATACGCTCTTGAAACTATCTGATGTTAAAGGAACAGATGGGAAGACCACGCTGCTGCATTTTGTGGTCCATGAAATAATCCGTGGAGAAGGAGTAAAAGCTGCTCGTAGAATGAGGGAGAGCAGGAGCTTGTCCATTGTGAGGACGAATGATCTTAAGGATGATGCTTCCCAAAACGCAGAAGATTACCACCGAAGCCTCGGCCTTGAAGAAGTGTCTGGCCTCTGCAATGGCCTCTTGAACGTGAAAAAGGCagcggtgattgatcgtgaCATCATAAGTGAGTATGTGACCAAACTCGGCCAGTCCCGTTTGAAGACGAAAGAATTTCTTGAGAATGAGATGAGTAGCTTGGATGAAGATAGCAAGTTTCTCGAAATTCTCACGAGAATTATTAACCAGTTTGAGACCGACGCTGCATGGCTTGCGGAGGAGAGGGGGAGAGTGATGAACTTAGTGAAGAGTACTGGGGACTACTTCCATGGTCGGTCGGGCAAGGACGAGGAGGGGCATCTCTTTTTGATCGTCCGGGACTTCCTAGCGATGGTGGAAAAGGCGTGCCAAGACGTGAAGAGCTCCATAAAATTGCCCAAAACGCACAGAAAAGATGTCTTCACACCATCATTATCGCCTTCGCCGTCTCAAGGGTCGCCTCCGGCCTCCGAGACTACGCATGAGATGCGGTCTCGACTCTTTCCGGAAATGAGGGATCGCCAAATTGACAGTGAATTCAGCTCGGACGATGAAACCTAA